In Silene latifolia isolate original U9 population chromosome X, ASM4854445v1, whole genome shotgun sequence, the following proteins share a genomic window:
- the LOC141620923 gene encoding (-)-germacrene D synthase-like, which yields MAATASNNSAGNLQQRQSANYDPSVWGDFFVTYVRDNKNVRVWLEEAEMLKEKVQKMLKHEDDFTIEHLSEKLSIIDAVERLGIAYHFETEIQDMLRRVFEHFKDENNHQHYELVTLALLFRLLRQHGYNVSSGIFNKFRGNKDGFKDFVAEDVEGMLCLYEATHLRLRGELILDKALAFTKNTLELKLPSLRPSLAARVSHTLRWPVQKCLTRVGARKYISIYQEIELHNEVLLKFAKLDFNLLQLQHQEELCIITKWWKELDVKNKLPYARDRITECYFWILGVYYEPQYALARKFAVKVIALASVLDDTYDVYGTYEELERLTQAFERWDIHVMDELPEYMKTIYQAVLEIYSEMEEEMAKRGRSFAICYAKEAMKRLVKAYLDEAKWLVEKKVPTMEEYLRVALPSTAYPMLSMVSLVGMEEVATKDVFLWLLSEPPLQHSICCICRFMDDIVSRELEKKREHIPSAVDCYMKEYKVTASEACEVLSIEVENAWKDINQAFLDPKAPSMPVLMRILNLVRVIELLYTGEDMYTHSRKMKPLVDSLLLIPLQII from the exons atggcaGCAACGGCATCAAACAATAGTGCAGGAAATTTGCAGCAACGTCAGTCCGCAAATTACGATCCCTCAGTTTGGGGGGACTTCTTCGTGACATATGTCCGTGACAATAAG AATGTTCGTGTATGGCTTGAGGAAGCTGAAATGCTGAAAGAAAAAGTGCAAAAAATGCTCAAACATGAAGATGACTTCACCATTGAACATCTTAGTGAAAAGTTGAGCATTATTGATGCAGTTGAGCGTTTGGGGATTGCGTACCACTTTGAGACGGAAATTCAAGATATGTTGCGACGAGTTTTCGAGCATTTTAAGGACGAGAATAATCACCAACATTATGAACTAGTAACCTTAGCCCTTTTGTTTCGACTTCTACGGCAACATGGCTACAATGTTTCAAGTG GTATTTTCAATAAATTTAGGGGCAACAAAGATGGATTTAAGGACTTCGTTGCTGAGGATGTAGAAGGGATGTTATGCCTATACGAAGCAACACACCTCAGGTTGCGAGGCGAACTCATATTGGATAAAGCCCTAGCGTTTACTAAGAATACCCTTGAGCTCAAGTTACCCTCTCTTAGACCCTCTCTAGCGGCGCGTGTATCACACACGTTGCGGTGGCCGGTTCAAAAATGTCTTACAAGAGTAGGAGCAAGAAAATACATATCCATTTACCAAGAAATTGAGCTTCACAACGAAGTTCTTCTCAAGTTTGCAAAGTTAGACTTCAACTTGCTGCAATTGCAACATCAAGAGGAGCTTTGTATTATTACAAA GTGGTGGAAAGAGCTTGATGTGAAGAATAAGTTGCCATACGCTCGTGATAGAATAACTGAGTGTTACTTTTGGATACTTGGAGTTTATTATGAGCCTCAATATGCCTTGGCCCGTAAGTTTGCTGTCAAAGTCATCGCTTTGGCTTCAGTTCTTGATGATACCTATGATGTGTATGGTACATATGAAGAGCTAGAACGTCTCACACAAGCTTTCGAGAG GTGGGATATTCATGTCATGGATGAACTCCCGGAGTATATGAAGACAATTTATCAAGCAGTTCTTGAAATTTATAGCGAAATGGAGGAAGAAATGGCCAAAAGAGGGCGGTCTTTTGCAATATGCTATGCAAAAGAAGCG ATGAAAAGGCTAGTGAAAGCGTATCTAGACGAAGCAAAATGGCTTGTAGAAAAAAAGGTGCCAACAATGGAAGAGTACTTGAGAGTAGCCTTGCCATCCACAGCTTATCCAATGTTGTCAATGGTTTCATTGGTTGGAATGGAAGAAGTCGCAACTAAGGATGTCTTCCTTTGGTTACTTAGTGAACCTCCACTTCAACATTCTATATGCTGCATTTGTAGATTTATGGATGACATTGTGTCACGTGAG TTGGAGAAGAAAAGAGAGCACATACCATCAGCAGTAGATTGCTACATGAAGGAGTATAAGGTGACAGCATCGGAAGCATGTGAAGTGCTGAGCATTGAGGTAGAAAATGCGTGGAAGGATATTAACCAAGCTTTCTTGGATCCCAAGGCACCTTCAATGCCTGTTTTGATGCGAATTCTCAACTTAGTTCGAGTGATAGAGCTGCTTTATACGGGCGAAGATATGTACACTCACTCTCGCAAAATGAAGCCTCTTGTTGACTCATTACTCCTTATTCCCCTACAAATAATATAG